CACAACTGTGTCATCCTCCGCATGCAGGATGAGTAGTGGACACGATATGTGGTTAACACTGGTgggtaaaaggaaaaaaaaaaaaaagtctactgCGATAATAAACACTAATTGCATTAAAAATCTAAGTACTGGCCACTTTATAAAAAATGCTCAAAATAAGggggtttaaaaaataattattcgAATTTATTTGGGAATTTGTGCtgtatcagttttttttttttttatcagcaggTCAAGTTCCATAAAGACCTGGTTGGATTAGTTCAGTGTGGAAGAACTTAACTGGACCATGCAAAGTTCTGGCCAATCAAACAGCTTCAGGATGAACTGGAATAGTGATAGTGATAGATAGTGAGCCAAACCTTCTCACCAAGCACAAATGCTCTACAGATTTACATAGAACACTCTAAAACTGAGCTCTGAAGAGCTAAATGTGCACAGAAACTGCTAACACTGACTAATGCAATGCAGTGAAGTGCTGACGGATGAAACTGAAAGTAACTTACTTTTCATCACTGGCAAACTGGATGTCATTTGCTGTTATGGCATCCAGAAAGAACCAGTCAAAGCCAGGCAGGTATCTGTAGACCTTAAAGGAAACGCACTCTGTCATAATCTGAAAATGTAATAGACAACCATTTTTGTTTAAACTGAACACTAACCATTGAGAAAGGGTGGCTTTTGGCCTCTTCTCGAATATTCGTGAAAGGAGACTCTAAAATCAAGGCGTCTGGTGGAGTCCCTGCAAAATTGAGAGAGACAAAATGCAACAGAAAACATTTGAAGCTTTCCACGTAGGTTTTACTCTGGGCCACAGGAACATCGGTCACGTGGAAGCCTACGCTAGAGCACTTTATCATGCCTGGCAAAGGGAGCTTTCTGCTGATTCACCAAAACTGCTTCGCTGTTCGCTCTGGCAGGTGGAGCTACAACCGCTGGGCAGCAGAGGCCACAGTGCTAGAGGCGAGGGAGGAAGGAGCTGTGTGACACAAGGGCCCTAAGATGACGAGTACGTGCTTACCTCTGTCACACAGATGTCGGACCAGGTTCGTAGCAACGCTGGGGAGgacaaaacattaaatgaaaaaaacaaaaacacgaaCATTAATCATAACTCAACAATTCAGCTGGGTggagtaaaatattttttacctacacacacacacacacacacacacacacacacacacacacacacacatgaataacCCCTATCACAGCTGTAaagcattatttatattttatctaTATGGTGATAATATTGTGATTTCACTGCAGCACTGGAGAATTGCAAAGAACAAATGGTTGAATAAACATATGAACAATGAAACATCAATACAATTAGTCAAGTAATGAAGACTGAAATCCCCAGGGTCAGATCTATGGAGGCTACTCTACAATCTTGTTAAGGGCGGAGCTTGAAAGGAGCTTGAAAGGAGCAATAGCTGATGGGAGTCAACTCCTGCTTACACACTTACGGTCAGCCCCAACAATAAAACCACCTGACAGATATAGCGAGACTCACCCAGTCCCCAGTGAGTGGCCCCAGATATACAGGGGCTTCTTCGCAATCTTCTGCTTCACCCACTGATAGAGGAAATGAGCATCGGCCGTCATTCCCCTCTCTGACGGACTTCCTTCAGAGTCGCCCCAACCTGGGCACACAAGTCATGTGTCAGTGACCTCTGCCCTGTTAATGTGGATCATATTAACCAAACGAAGCTCTCACGTGCCTTACCTCTATAATCAAATGTGACTACATGGTAGCCTAATGAACTAAGAACCTGGTAGACAGACAAAGCGATCAATAATTAAGAACACCAATTGAGATAACAATAAAATTGACAATTTTAAGCATTTTGGAAAGGTCAACCTAAagcaagctaaaaaaaaaataaaataaataactaaatggCATAAAAGTGCTCTATTATATTATCTACTGcattaaaaagtgtaaaatatcagaattgtgtaataaaataaatatatacctTATAAAGCTGAACTCGATGGTCCCCTCCCCTGTTGAGTACAGCAAAATCACTTTTCCATTCAAGAATATGAAAAACTATTTAGAAAGAGGAGTCTAATggctaaatatttattttgcttaGATTCCTAAAATGAAATAACAGTAAAGAACAAGTGAAATGCTTTGGGAATGTGGTTTGGGAGGTACCTGGTCCCTGCATTGCCATGCAGGTAGAGCATGACAGGATGGGCGGACTGTAACGTGCGCTCATACCACTCCTGGTTCTTCCCCTGTGCTTCCTTCCACAGCTGAGAAGGGACAGTGTGCCTGGGGGACAGAGCGAGACACAGACGCTCACAACTGCAACTGTGAAATGAGacagaattaaataaaagcagCAAAGTACAGATCGATGGGTAGATAAATTGTCACTATAAAAGTACAGCAAGATAACATAAAAAAGAGGTGTAAGGAATGGTCACCAATGAGTCATGACATATTTGCTTAACCTGAATATCTAGGTCAAAGCTGCTGCAAGCCTATCAGACATTTATGTACAAGTAAAGAGTACAAacttaaaaaatgacaaattaattacacatttttcaaTTAGTTCATTATGATTCACTCTTAAAATCCATGACCGCAGCAGTGGTGTTGCTCCAttcgaaaaaaaaatgtaaatgtgcacatCTGAATTAGCCTGATTAATTcttcactgtccatctccatcttcaAGCTCATAAATCAGGGAGAGGCAGCTTACAGAGCATTTTATCAGTCTATTCTCTACAATCCCAAAGGCCCAGCCTGACCTTCTCACTATCAAGGACTCACAGTGTAGACCTAGGGGGACTGGGGGACTGGGGGAGGGGGCACCATGTCCTTCCctcccctctctcgctctcatacacacacatgcactctggGCCAGAAGTATGTGTCCATGTGTTTTACCCCTGAGGACTTTTTCACACCTATAAAAATGCTCCTTTATCCACACAATGCTCGGAGTGCCAAACCTGCTTACCACACACCAATGTTGATCCCCTCCTCCGGTTGAAGGTAGAAGTTGTAGGTGTGGTTCAGCCCCTGATCCTGGGGCTTCTTCAGGTCAATAAAATAGGGCACTCGCACTGGGGAAGGGACGCAGAGCAAGATTATAAAAGTGAAactgttatcattattattactgttggtATATGTTCCCAGATTGTCATCGCTTTCCATTTCCCCCACATGACAGTCACAAGCCACAGACATCCGCACAGACAGAAAGCAACGTTTTCACTTCCTCCGATATATATTGGACCATGCAACTGCCAACAAAGGTAACCAAGAAAAGACCCTGCTGACAAATCTGAAAATGCAGCCATTCCAAGCGTTTTAGGATAAACTGTGTGATGGGTCAATCAAAGACCTCAAGACAAATCTAGGTTATATAAGACATCGTTTTAAAAGAACTACAAAATTCTGATTATTTTTATCCAAttgcacatatacacaaactGTTGACATCCTGTGTATATAGTACTCTATGCAGTTATTGTTGATTTGctgacaaatattttttttgctcatgaTAATATTGAGACACACCTATTACATATTTGCAGCAATAATCAatgttggggggaaaaaaaaaaatctatacctAAATTTAATCATGGGCAAATTGGCTGCCAGGCTATAAAATGCAAAGCCCTGTAATACAATAAAGGAGAGGAGAAACTGCTGACAAAGTTTTAATGGTAACAGTGTACGCCGTGGGTGCTAGTGTTGCACGACCCACTGAGAATATCAGGTGGAAAGGGTTTAGCCATTCCGAACCTGGCAGATGGAATATCCAGCACACCACACAAAACTTCCGTCTGCCGTTCCATGCAGGGCTTCATTTCAGGGTCACTTGATAAGAGGACGCGTGCGCTCCAGCCCAGAC
Above is a genomic segment from Denticeps clupeoides chromosome 8, fDenClu1.1, whole genome shotgun sequence containing:
- the abhd12 gene encoding lysophosphatidylserine lipase ABHD12 isoform X3 is translated as MWKLRRIFMWLFGVYIAIPFLIKLCPSIQAKLVFLNFVRVPYFIDLKKPQDQGLNHTYNFYLQPEEGINIGVWHTVPSQLWKEAQGKNQEWYERTLQSAHPVMLYLHGNAGTRGGDHRVQLYKVLSSLGYHVVTFDYRGWGDSEGSPSERGMTADAHFLYQWVKQKIAKKPLYIWGHSLGTGVATNLVRHLCDRGTPPDALILESPFTNIREEAKSHPFSMVYRYLPGFDWFFLDAITANDIQFASDENVNHISCPLLILHAEDDTVVPFHLGKKLYNMAAQSKSLNGHKVQFVPFPVTLGYRHKFIYRSPELPQILSDFIGTTHPHV
- the abhd12 gene encoding lysophosphatidylserine lipase ABHD12 isoform X1, whose product is MRKRNNSLGADTLLDGGAAGLKCCPGRGEGRAGSAGPDKAMGRSFRRRGLMWKLRRIFMWLFGVYIAIPFLIKLCPSIQAKLVFLNFVRVPYFIDLKKPQDQGLNHTYNFYLQPEEGINIGVWHTVPSQLWKEAQGKNQEWYERTLQSAHPVMLYLHGNAGTRGGDHRVQLYKVLSSLGYHVVTFDYRGWGDSEGSPSERGMTADAHFLYQWVKQKIAKKPLYIWGHSLGTGVATNLVRHLCDRGTPPDALILESPFTNIREEAKSHPFSMVYRYLPGFDWFFLDAITANDIQFASDENVNHISCPLLILHAEDDTVVPFHLGKKLYNMAAQSKSLNGHKVQFVPFPVTLGYRHKFIYRSPELPQILSDFIGTTHPHV
- the abhd12 gene encoding lysophosphatidylserine lipase ABHD12 isoform X4, whose product is MRKRNNSLGADTLLDGGAAGLKCCPGRGEGRAGSAGPDKAMGRSFRRRGLMWKLRRIFMWLFGVYIAIPFLIKLCPSIQAKLVFLNFVRVPYFIDLKKPQDQGLNHTYNFYLQPEEGINIGVWHTVPSQLWKEAQGKNQEWYERTLQSAHPVMLYLHGNAGTRGGDHRVQLYKVLSSLGYHVVTFDYRGWGDSEGSPSERGMTADAHFLYQWVKQKIAKKPLYIWGHSLGTGVATNLVRHLCDRGTPPDALILESPFTNIREEAKSHPFSMVYRYLPGFDWFFLDAITANDIQFASDENSS
- the abhd12 gene encoding lysophosphatidylserine lipase ABHD12 isoform X2, with the protein product MKRRGLMWKLRRIFMWLFGVYIAIPFLIKLCPSIQAKLVFLNFVRVPYFIDLKKPQDQGLNHTYNFYLQPEEGINIGVWHTVPSQLWKEAQGKNQEWYERTLQSAHPVMLYLHGNAGTRGGDHRVQLYKVLSSLGYHVVTFDYRGWGDSEGSPSERGMTADAHFLYQWVKQKIAKKPLYIWGHSLGTGVATNLVRHLCDRGTPPDALILESPFTNIREEAKSHPFSMVYRYLPGFDWFFLDAITANDIQFASDENVNHISCPLLILHAEDDTVVPFHLGKKLYNMAAQSKSLNGHKVQFVPFPVTLGYRHKFIYRSPELPQILSDFIGTTHPHV